One region of Seriola aureovittata isolate HTS-2021-v1 ecotype China chromosome 15, ASM2101889v1, whole genome shotgun sequence genomic DNA includes:
- the myo1ca gene encoding unconventional myosin-Ic isoform X1 yields the protein MRYQGREVDVEGRVRLVMESALTARDRVGVQDFVLLENYNSEAAFIENLRRRFKENLVYTYIGSVLVSVNPYKELEIYSKQQMERYRGVSFYEISPHIYAVSDNTYRAMRTERKDQCILISGESGAGKTEASKKILLYYAVTCPTNDCMAALGDRLLQSNPVLEAFGNAKTLRNDNSSRFGKYMDVQFDFRGVPVGGHILNYLLEKSRVVHQNHGERNFHIFYQLLDGGDEDLLKTLGLERNPQNYHYLVKGNCPRVSSISDKNNWKVVMKALCVIGFSEEEVQKLLNIIAGVLHLGNTQFGEGEEGETYITTETQITNLAKLLGVDGSALTEALTHKKLTAKGEEMISPLNFEQAMSARDALAKAVYGRTFSWLVEKINQSLAVKDEIHHSSKASSVIGLLDIYGFEVLQHNSFEQFCINYCNEKLQQLFIELTLRSEQEEYETEGIAWETVQYFDNKIICDLIEEKHKGIISILDEECLRPGETCDVSFLEKLEDTLGGHPHFVTHKLANGKTRRVMSREEFRLLHYAGEVNYNVNGFLDKNNDLLNRNLKEVMCQSDNQILSHCFRREEVMDQKRPEMAATQFKNSLMKLMEILMSKEPSYVRCIKPNDAKQPGRFDEVLVRHQVKYLGLMENLRVRRAGFAYRRRFEAFLQRYKPLCPETWPNWHGRLVDGVSTLVNHLGYKPEEFKLGRSKIFIRFPKTLFNTEDALEEKKPEMALTLQTSWRGYRERAKYQRIRRAVIVIQSGWRGMKARRRAKRRRQAAELIRRFIKGFIYRHEEYCPVNEYFLDHVRYSFLKNLRKNLPKSVLDKNWPTPPPSLVEASEYLRMLHMRNMVMKYCRRVQPEWKKQMVQKVVASEIFKDQKDSYPQSVGRLFLDTRLEREQINLKVVQTLGNEKVQYGASVTKYDRRGFKPRPRQLLLTNTFAVLVDRTKIKQRIDYTALRGISVSSLSDGMFVLHMPSEDNKQKADAVLQCNHVIELVTKLAMMASKIDYVNISPGSIRFAVARGKEGIIDFVRGSEMKVAKGKRGHLLVTVPRNNTT from the exons GAGGTGGATGTTGAGGGAAGAGTGCGTCTGGTGATGGAGAGTGCCCTGACTGCGCGGGACAGGGTCGGGGTGCAGGATTTTGTCTTGCTGGAAAATTACAACAGTGAGGCAGCCTTCATAGAGAACCTGCGGCGACGCTTCAAAGAAAACCTTGTCTAT ACGTACATTGGCTCTGTGTTGGTGTCAGTGAACCCGTACAAAGAGCTGGAGATTTACTCCAAGCAGCAGATGGAGCGCTACAGAGGGGTCAGCTTCTATGAAATATCACCTCACAT CTACGCTGTGTCAGACAACACTTACCGAGCAATGAGGACCGAGAGGAAAGACCAGTGTATTCTCATATCAGGTGAGAGTGGAGCAGGTAAAACAGAGGCCTCCAAGAAGATCCTCCTCTACTACGCTGTCACCTGCCCCACTAATGATTGCATGGCTGCCCTTGGTGACCGTCTACTACAGTCCAACCCCGTTCTGGAG GCATTTGGCAACGCTAAAACACTGAGGAATGACAACTCCAGCCGCTTTGGGAAATACATGGATGTTCAGTTTGACTTCAGG GGGGTACCAGTGGGCGGTCACATCCTGAACTACCTGCTGGAGAAATCTCGTGTAGTACACCAGAACCATGGTGAGAGGAACTTCCACATCTTCTATCAGCTTCTGGATGGAGGGGACGAAGACCTGCTTAAGACACTGGGCCTGGAAAGAAACCCCCAGAACTACCACTATCTGGTCAAG GGTAACTGCCCCAGAGTCAGCTCCATTAGTGACAAGAATAATTGGAAAGTTGTGATGAAGGCCCTGTGTGTTATTGGCTTCAGTGAGGAAGAAGTGCAG AAATTGCTGAACATCATCGCTGGTGTTCTCCATCTGGGAAACACTCAGTTTGgggaaggggaggaaggagaaacTTATATCACCACTGAGACCCAGATAACAAATCTTGCGAAG CTGCTGGGTGTTGATGGCTCAGCCCTGACTGAGGCCCTCACTCACAAGAAACTCACTGCCAAAGGAGAGGAG ATGATCAGCCCGCTAAATTTCGAGCAGGCGATGTCTGCCCGTGATGCCTTAGCCAAGGCTGTGTATGGTCGGACCTTCTCTTGGTTGGTGGAGAAGATCAACCAGTCGCTGGCTGTGAAG GATGAAATCCACCACAGCAGTAAGGCATCCTCAGTTATAGGACTTCTTGATATCTATGGCTTTGAAGTCCTGCAGCACAATAG CTTTGAGCAGTTCTGCATCAACTACTGCAATGAGAAGCTCCAGCAGCTCTTTATTGAGCTCACCCTCAGATCTGAGCAGGAGGAGTATGAGACTGAAGGAATTGCA TGGGAGACGGTGCAGTACTTTGACAACAAGATCATTTGTGACCTGATTGAGGAGAAGCACAAAGGCATCATCTCCATTCTG GATGAGGAGTGTCTGAGACCTGGAGAGACTTGCGATGTCTCCTTTTTAGAGAAGCTGGAGGACACACTGGGCGGCCATCCCCATTTCGTCAC tcaCAAATTGGCAAATGGAAAAACTCGCAGGGTAATGAGCAGGGAGGAATTCAGGCTGCTTCATTATGCTGGAGAGGTGAACTACAATGTCAATG GTTTTCTAGACAAGAACAATGATTTGCTGAACAGGAACCTGAAAGAG GTCATGTGCCAGTCAGACAACCAGATACTAAGTCACTGCTTCcgcagagaggaagtgatggacCAGAAACGCCCAGAGATG GCTGCCACTCAGTTTAAAAACAGCCTGATGAAACTTATGGAGATCCTCATGTCTAAAGAGCCATCCTACGTGCGCTGTATCAAGCCTAATGATGCCAAGCAGCCAG GAAGGTTCGATGAAGTCCTGGTCAGACACCAGGTGAAGTACCTGGGCCTGATGGAAAACCTGAGGGTCAGGAGAGCTGGTTTTGCCTATCGTCGTCGTTTTGAAGCCTTCCTGCAGAG GTATAAGCCCCTGTGTCCTGAGACATGGCCCAACTGGCATGGGAGGCTCGTTGATGGTGTGTCTACACTGGTCAACCACCTGGGCTACAAACCAGAAGAGTTCAAACTGGGCAG ATCAAAAATCTTCATCCGTTTCCCAAAAACCCTTTTCAACACTGAGGATGcactagaagaaaaaaagccagAGATGG cTTTGACCCTGCAGACGTCATGGCGAGGCTACAGGGAGAGAGCCAAGTACCAACGCATCAGACGTGCAG tgATAGTGATCCAGTCTGGGTGGCGAGGGATGAAAGCACGCAGGAGGGCTAAGAGGCGTCGACAGGCTGCTGAGTTAATCCGCAG gtTCATAAAAGGCTTCATCTACCGACATGAGGAATACTGCCCTGTTAATGAGTATTTCCTGGATCATGTACGGTACTCCTTCCTCAAGAATCTGCGTAAAAACCTACCCAAGAGCGTTTTGGACAAAAACTGGCCaacacctcctccctcccttgtCGAG GCTTCCGAGTACCTGCGGATGTTGCACATGAGAAACATGGTCATGAAGTATTGCAGGAGGGTCCAGCCTGAATGGAAGAAACAG aTGGTGCAGAAAGTTGTAGCCAGTGAGATCTTCAAGGATCAGAAAGACAGCTATCCTCAGAGTGTTGGCAGGCTGTTTCTGGACACCCGGCTTG AACGTGAGCAAATCAATCTCAAAGTGGTCCAGACTCTCGGCAATGAAAAAGTGCAG TATGGTGCGTCAGTCACAAAGTATGACAGGAGGGGCTTCAAGCCTCGCCCTCGCCAGCTGCTCCTCACTAACACCTTTGCTGTGCTGGTGGACAGGACCAAGATCAAGCAGAGAATTGACTACACAGCTCTGAGAG GTATCTCTGTGAGCTCTCTCAGCGATGGGATGTTTGTTCTGCACATGCCCAGTGAGGACAATAAGCAGAAG GCCGATGCTGTGCTGCAGTGCAACCATGTGATTGAGCTGGTGACAAAACTAGCCATGATGGCCAGCAAGATCGACTATGTCAACATCAGCCCGGGCAG CATTAGGTTTGCTGTGGCTCGTGGCAAGGAAGGAATCATTGATTTTGTCAGGGGCTCAGAGATGAAGGTGGCCAAAGGCAAGCGAGGACATCTGCTAGTG ACTGTCCCACGCAACAACACCacatga
- the epd gene encoding ependymin, with product MYAAVTLFVFMCLTATTHAEHHQPCHSPNMTGFMTVISQKAGVKAFGAFTYDSMGKKLRFRSNESHPINTSVGLDLLMFFEEGIFYEIDSKNQSCEKKALQCTMHPLDVPDDATFVSTLNSGSSSIEGEGLKINVWSGSMPDSKGYYSMSVTMGCLPVSTLYFSESTPFLFSNTDIELEIKDPDLLVVPSFCLGQPLEETPEGTVNSFLNEFM from the exons ATGTACGCAGCTGTTACGCTCTTCGTCTTCATGTGCTTGACTGCTACCACCCATGCAGAGCACCATCAGCCTTGTC ATTCACCCAATATGACAGGATTCATGACTGTg ATCTCCCAAAAAGCCGGGGTGAAGGCATTTGGTGCATTCACTTACGATTCAATGGGCAAAAAACTACGGTTCAGATCAAACGAGAGCCACCCCATAAACACCTCTGTAGGTTTGGAtctattgatgttttttgaagag GGAATATTCTACGAGATTGACAGCAAAAACCAGAGCTGCGAGAAAAAAGCCTTGCAATGCACGATGCATCCTCTAGATGTTCCTGATGACGCCACGTTCGTTTCTACACTAAACTCTGGGAGTTCATCCATTGAAGGGGAGGGACTGAAAATCAACGTATGGTCAGGATCAATGCCAGACTCGAAAG gcTACTATTCCATGTCTGTCACCATGGGATGTTTGCCTGTGTCCACATTGTACTTCAGTGAGTCCACACCATTCTTATTCAG CAACACCGACATTGAGCTCGAGATCAAGGATCCTGATCTCCTCGTGGTGCCTTCCTTTTGCCTGGGACAGCCTCTGGAGGAGACACCTGAAGGAACAGTAAACAGTTTCCTCAATGAGTTCATGTAG
- the LOC130182630 gene encoding uncharacterized protein LOC130182630 isoform X1 — translation MCLFQMTVWWRALILLCCILNCVDSAPSPVSHNNEFKNSFRLTRSSRTRVQQLLKKYKEQLLGNKDFEDRGRQLKDLPSLSTDFYSWLKLTDWERLYAAFWDMQAYWNMLDWKRKELEREEKEQSAARTALTRSINHIQLDLRDLMNQVSSQMSYMKRSWTKPTSAPVGTPLIPETSSKTVWDRRVEGYIILRDLDLYLTKLARDFLLLSNKSH, via the exons ATGTGCTTGTTTCAGATGACTGTTTGGTGGCGGGCTCTCATCCTCCTTTGCTGCATTCTGAACTGTGTGGACTCTGCTCCGTCCCCAGTCTCCCACAACAATGAATTTAAGAACTCGTTTCGTCTCACGAGGTCCAGCCGAACTCGtgtccagcagctgctgaagaaatat AAGGAGCAGCTGTTGGGCAATAAGGATTTTGAGGACAGAGGCCGACAGTTGAAGGACCTGCCATCACTTTCTACGGATTTCTACAGCTGGCTGAAGCTGACG GACTGGGAACGACTGTATGCTGCTTTCTGGGACATGCAGGCCTACTGGAATATGCTGGATTGGAAGAGAAAAGAgttggagagggaggagaaagagcagaGTGCAGCCCGCACCGCTTTAACTCGGAGCATAAACCACATTCAGCTGGATCTGAGGGACCTGATGAACCAAGTCAGCAGTCAG ATGAGTTACATGAAGAGGTCCTGGACGAAGCCGACCTCTGCTCCGGTAGGGACGCCCTTGATCCCAGAAACCAGCTCCAAAACAGTATGGGACCGCAGAGTGGAGGGTTACATCATTCTGAGGGATCTAGACCTTTACCTCACCAAGCTGGCAAGAGACTTCCTCCTACTGTCTAACAAATCACACTGA
- the myo1ca gene encoding unconventional myosin-Ic isoform X2 — protein sequence MESALTARDRVGVQDFVLLENYNSEAAFIENLRRRFKENLVYTYIGSVLVSVNPYKELEIYSKQQMERYRGVSFYEISPHIYAVSDNTYRAMRTERKDQCILISGESGAGKTEASKKILLYYAVTCPTNDCMAALGDRLLQSNPVLEAFGNAKTLRNDNSSRFGKYMDVQFDFRGVPVGGHILNYLLEKSRVVHQNHGERNFHIFYQLLDGGDEDLLKTLGLERNPQNYHYLVKGNCPRVSSISDKNNWKVVMKALCVIGFSEEEVQKLLNIIAGVLHLGNTQFGEGEEGETYITTETQITNLAKLLGVDGSALTEALTHKKLTAKGEEMISPLNFEQAMSARDALAKAVYGRTFSWLVEKINQSLAVKDEIHHSSKASSVIGLLDIYGFEVLQHNSFEQFCINYCNEKLQQLFIELTLRSEQEEYETEGIAWETVQYFDNKIICDLIEEKHKGIISILDEECLRPGETCDVSFLEKLEDTLGGHPHFVTHKLANGKTRRVMSREEFRLLHYAGEVNYNVNGFLDKNNDLLNRNLKEVMCQSDNQILSHCFRREEVMDQKRPEMAATQFKNSLMKLMEILMSKEPSYVRCIKPNDAKQPGRFDEVLVRHQVKYLGLMENLRVRRAGFAYRRRFEAFLQRYKPLCPETWPNWHGRLVDGVSTLVNHLGYKPEEFKLGRSKIFIRFPKTLFNTEDALEEKKPEMALTLQTSWRGYRERAKYQRIRRAVIVIQSGWRGMKARRRAKRRRQAAELIRRFIKGFIYRHEEYCPVNEYFLDHVRYSFLKNLRKNLPKSVLDKNWPTPPPSLVEASEYLRMLHMRNMVMKYCRRVQPEWKKQMVQKVVASEIFKDQKDSYPQSVGRLFLDTRLEREQINLKVVQTLGNEKVQYGASVTKYDRRGFKPRPRQLLLTNTFAVLVDRTKIKQRIDYTALRGISVSSLSDGMFVLHMPSEDNKQKADAVLQCNHVIELVTKLAMMASKIDYVNISPGSIRFAVARGKEGIIDFVRGSEMKVAKGKRGHLLVTVPRNNTT from the exons ATGGAGAGTGCCCTGACTGCGCGGGACAGGGTCGGGGTGCAGGATTTTGTCTTGCTGGAAAATTACAACAGTGAGGCAGCCTTCATAGAGAACCTGCGGCGACGCTTCAAAGAAAACCTTGTCTAT ACGTACATTGGCTCTGTGTTGGTGTCAGTGAACCCGTACAAAGAGCTGGAGATTTACTCCAAGCAGCAGATGGAGCGCTACAGAGGGGTCAGCTTCTATGAAATATCACCTCACAT CTACGCTGTGTCAGACAACACTTACCGAGCAATGAGGACCGAGAGGAAAGACCAGTGTATTCTCATATCAGGTGAGAGTGGAGCAGGTAAAACAGAGGCCTCCAAGAAGATCCTCCTCTACTACGCTGTCACCTGCCCCACTAATGATTGCATGGCTGCCCTTGGTGACCGTCTACTACAGTCCAACCCCGTTCTGGAG GCATTTGGCAACGCTAAAACACTGAGGAATGACAACTCCAGCCGCTTTGGGAAATACATGGATGTTCAGTTTGACTTCAGG GGGGTACCAGTGGGCGGTCACATCCTGAACTACCTGCTGGAGAAATCTCGTGTAGTACACCAGAACCATGGTGAGAGGAACTTCCACATCTTCTATCAGCTTCTGGATGGAGGGGACGAAGACCTGCTTAAGACACTGGGCCTGGAAAGAAACCCCCAGAACTACCACTATCTGGTCAAG GGTAACTGCCCCAGAGTCAGCTCCATTAGTGACAAGAATAATTGGAAAGTTGTGATGAAGGCCCTGTGTGTTATTGGCTTCAGTGAGGAAGAAGTGCAG AAATTGCTGAACATCATCGCTGGTGTTCTCCATCTGGGAAACACTCAGTTTGgggaaggggaggaaggagaaacTTATATCACCACTGAGACCCAGATAACAAATCTTGCGAAG CTGCTGGGTGTTGATGGCTCAGCCCTGACTGAGGCCCTCACTCACAAGAAACTCACTGCCAAAGGAGAGGAG ATGATCAGCCCGCTAAATTTCGAGCAGGCGATGTCTGCCCGTGATGCCTTAGCCAAGGCTGTGTATGGTCGGACCTTCTCTTGGTTGGTGGAGAAGATCAACCAGTCGCTGGCTGTGAAG GATGAAATCCACCACAGCAGTAAGGCATCCTCAGTTATAGGACTTCTTGATATCTATGGCTTTGAAGTCCTGCAGCACAATAG CTTTGAGCAGTTCTGCATCAACTACTGCAATGAGAAGCTCCAGCAGCTCTTTATTGAGCTCACCCTCAGATCTGAGCAGGAGGAGTATGAGACTGAAGGAATTGCA TGGGAGACGGTGCAGTACTTTGACAACAAGATCATTTGTGACCTGATTGAGGAGAAGCACAAAGGCATCATCTCCATTCTG GATGAGGAGTGTCTGAGACCTGGAGAGACTTGCGATGTCTCCTTTTTAGAGAAGCTGGAGGACACACTGGGCGGCCATCCCCATTTCGTCAC tcaCAAATTGGCAAATGGAAAAACTCGCAGGGTAATGAGCAGGGAGGAATTCAGGCTGCTTCATTATGCTGGAGAGGTGAACTACAATGTCAATG GTTTTCTAGACAAGAACAATGATTTGCTGAACAGGAACCTGAAAGAG GTCATGTGCCAGTCAGACAACCAGATACTAAGTCACTGCTTCcgcagagaggaagtgatggacCAGAAACGCCCAGAGATG GCTGCCACTCAGTTTAAAAACAGCCTGATGAAACTTATGGAGATCCTCATGTCTAAAGAGCCATCCTACGTGCGCTGTATCAAGCCTAATGATGCCAAGCAGCCAG GAAGGTTCGATGAAGTCCTGGTCAGACACCAGGTGAAGTACCTGGGCCTGATGGAAAACCTGAGGGTCAGGAGAGCTGGTTTTGCCTATCGTCGTCGTTTTGAAGCCTTCCTGCAGAG GTATAAGCCCCTGTGTCCTGAGACATGGCCCAACTGGCATGGGAGGCTCGTTGATGGTGTGTCTACACTGGTCAACCACCTGGGCTACAAACCAGAAGAGTTCAAACTGGGCAG ATCAAAAATCTTCATCCGTTTCCCAAAAACCCTTTTCAACACTGAGGATGcactagaagaaaaaaagccagAGATGG cTTTGACCCTGCAGACGTCATGGCGAGGCTACAGGGAGAGAGCCAAGTACCAACGCATCAGACGTGCAG tgATAGTGATCCAGTCTGGGTGGCGAGGGATGAAAGCACGCAGGAGGGCTAAGAGGCGTCGACAGGCTGCTGAGTTAATCCGCAG gtTCATAAAAGGCTTCATCTACCGACATGAGGAATACTGCCCTGTTAATGAGTATTTCCTGGATCATGTACGGTACTCCTTCCTCAAGAATCTGCGTAAAAACCTACCCAAGAGCGTTTTGGACAAAAACTGGCCaacacctcctccctcccttgtCGAG GCTTCCGAGTACCTGCGGATGTTGCACATGAGAAACATGGTCATGAAGTATTGCAGGAGGGTCCAGCCTGAATGGAAGAAACAG aTGGTGCAGAAAGTTGTAGCCAGTGAGATCTTCAAGGATCAGAAAGACAGCTATCCTCAGAGTGTTGGCAGGCTGTTTCTGGACACCCGGCTTG AACGTGAGCAAATCAATCTCAAAGTGGTCCAGACTCTCGGCAATGAAAAAGTGCAG TATGGTGCGTCAGTCACAAAGTATGACAGGAGGGGCTTCAAGCCTCGCCCTCGCCAGCTGCTCCTCACTAACACCTTTGCTGTGCTGGTGGACAGGACCAAGATCAAGCAGAGAATTGACTACACAGCTCTGAGAG GTATCTCTGTGAGCTCTCTCAGCGATGGGATGTTTGTTCTGCACATGCCCAGTGAGGACAATAAGCAGAAG GCCGATGCTGTGCTGCAGTGCAACCATGTGATTGAGCTGGTGACAAAACTAGCCATGATGGCCAGCAAGATCGACTATGTCAACATCAGCCCGGGCAG CATTAGGTTTGCTGTGGCTCGTGGCAAGGAAGGAATCATTGATTTTGTCAGGGGCTCAGAGATGAAGGTGGCCAAAGGCAAGCGAGGACATCTGCTAGTG ACTGTCCCACGCAACAACACCacatga
- the LOC130182630 gene encoding uncharacterized protein LOC130182630 isoform X2: MTVWWRALILLCCILNCVDSAPSPVSHNNEFKNSFRLTRSSRTRVQQLLKKYKEQLLGNKDFEDRGRQLKDLPSLSTDFYSWLKLTDWERLYAAFWDMQAYWNMLDWKRKELEREEKEQSAARTALTRSINHIQLDLRDLMNQVSSQMSYMKRSWTKPTSAPVGTPLIPETSSKTVWDRRVEGYIILRDLDLYLTKLARDFLLLSNKSH, translated from the exons ATGACTGTTTGGTGGCGGGCTCTCATCCTCCTTTGCTGCATTCTGAACTGTGTGGACTCTGCTCCGTCCCCAGTCTCCCACAACAATGAATTTAAGAACTCGTTTCGTCTCACGAGGTCCAGCCGAACTCGtgtccagcagctgctgaagaaatat AAGGAGCAGCTGTTGGGCAATAAGGATTTTGAGGACAGAGGCCGACAGTTGAAGGACCTGCCATCACTTTCTACGGATTTCTACAGCTGGCTGAAGCTGACG GACTGGGAACGACTGTATGCTGCTTTCTGGGACATGCAGGCCTACTGGAATATGCTGGATTGGAAGAGAAAAGAgttggagagggaggagaaagagcagaGTGCAGCCCGCACCGCTTTAACTCGGAGCATAAACCACATTCAGCTGGATCTGAGGGACCTGATGAACCAAGTCAGCAGTCAG ATGAGTTACATGAAGAGGTCCTGGACGAAGCCGACCTCTGCTCCGGTAGGGACGCCCTTGATCCCAGAAACCAGCTCCAAAACAGTATGGGACCGCAGAGTGGAGGGTTACATCATTCTGAGGGATCTAGACCTTTACCTCACCAAGCTGGCAAGAGACTTCCTCCTACTGTCTAACAAATCACACTGA